One Bacteroidales bacterium genomic window, AACCATTGCCAAGCTTCCCCAGGCCAATCCTGGCGGCGACTTATCTCTGTCATGTAGCGATTACGACATCCCCAATGGGAAGTGGCTGCCGGTAGAACTCACCAACACCATCACGGGCGATTACGAATCAATACTATGGTCGACAAATGGTGATGGTACCTTTAGCGATCCTACAGCAGTGGCTCCGCTATACAATCCCGGCCTTGCCGATATTTGGAAAGGCGACATCGAGCTGTGCGTAACGGTACAGGGCGTGGAAGCCTGCCAGACGAGCGACACCAAGTGCATGATGCTTTACATTCCGCAGCAGCTCATCTATTTTGATGTTGATGGATGGTGGGGAATTTCTTCCTATCTCGACACCGATCTGCCATTGGTATCACAGGTAATGGATCCGCTGGTACTCATTCCCGGATCGCAGCATCTGGTGACCATGGTCGACAAGCAGGGTAAATACTTCTGGGCTGAGCCGGTTCCTGCACAAGGAACTTTAGGCAATTGGATGCCCATAGGCTACAAGGCAAAGATTAAGAATCCTCCTGCCTGTCTGCCTATTTATGGCGACTCGCTGCTCAACCAGACTTTTACCGTGAGTGGTGCCTCCACCTTCCTACCGGTGCTCACCAACGTGCCCGTGCCAATCGATGAACTATTAGCCGGTCATCTCAACGACATACTGCTCATCTTCGACTGGAGCAAAAAAGTGCTGTGGACCCCTCAGGCTGCCGACTTTACGGAGTTATATCCCGGTCGTGCCTATCTGATGACAAACCGGGTGGCTACAGGTGCATACACCATCGAGTATCCTGATTTTGTTCCCGATGCACCGCATCTTTATCCCGCTACTTCGCCAAAGGCCGCTGTGATACATAACTCGCCGTGGCAGCAGGAAATCAATACTGCTGTGCCGCACATCATGCTCTTTGACGACAAAGTGATGAACAAACTCAACCACGGTGACATACTGGGTGTCTTCGATAGCCAGGGCAATTGCTACGGTCAGGCCGAATATGGCACAGAAGGCGTATTTAGCTTGATAGCTATGGGTCGCAACAACCAATTGCGCGATGAGCGGGCAGGTTTTGAAACCGGCGAAAAGATGTTCATGCGCAAGTACAATGCAATCACACAAGGGCATCAGGCGGTAACATTTGTTTATGATACCGACTTCCCCTCGAGTGATGGATTGTTTGCAGAAAATGGAGCTTCGCGCGTTGTGGATATTATCGAAACTGCAACCAGTGTGAACGATGACCTGACGCTGAACAGTGTCACGATTTACCCCAACCCGGCCAACAGCGAGCTGAACATCAAAGCAGGCAGCAATATCCGCAAGGTGGAATTGCTCAATAGCGTAGGCCAGATCGTCATGAGTCAGAGCTTTGATGCAAATCAGATACGTCTGGATGTGTCGCAATACAAAGCCGGGCTCTATATCGTAGCTATCACACAATCCACCGGTGATGTCATCACCCGAAGGGTTACCATCTATTAGTACAAGTTTATAATTGAAAACGTAAAAAGGCTGTTTCGAGAGAGGCGGCCTTTTTTGTTGGAGCTACATTCTGCAATGACCTGTGACAGACTGGAGAATCCCGGATAATATCCAACACAACTCCAATAATTTCAACATCAAAAAAGGCAGCCGGAAAGACTG contains:
- a CDS encoding T9SS type A sorting domain-containing protein, which encodes TIAKLPQANPGGDLSLSCSDYDIPNGKWLPVELTNTITGDYESILWSTNGDGTFSDPTAVAPLYNPGLADIWKGDIELCVTVQGVEACQTSDTKCMMLYIPQQLIYFDVDGWWGISSYLDTDLPLVSQVMDPLVLIPGSQHLVTMVDKQGKYFWAEPVPAQGTLGNWMPIGYKAKIKNPPACLPIYGDSLLNQTFTVSGASTFLPVLTNVPVPIDELLAGHLNDILLIFDWSKKVLWTPQAADFTELYPGRAYLMTNRVATGAYTIEYPDFVPDAPHLYPATSPKAAVIHNSPWQQEINTAVPHIMLFDDKVMNKLNHGDILGVFDSQGNCYGQAEYGTEGVFSLIAMGRNNQLRDERAGFETGEKMFMRKYNAITQGHQAVTFVYDTDFPSSDGLFAENGASRVVDIIETATSVNDDLTLNSVTIYPNPANSELNIKAGSNIRKVELLNSVGQIVMSQSFDANQIRLDVSQYKAGLYIVAITQSTGDVITRRVTIY